Sequence from the Gloeocapsopsis dulcis genome:
TGCGGCGTATGAATCAACACCAACATATCGAGTTCTTTGGCAAGTTCGAGTTGTTGGCAAAAGTATTTATCCTCAGCAGGTGTCATATCGTCATAGCCAATTTCACCAATTGCCACAACTCCTTCTTTACACGCATACAATGGCAACAGTTCCATCACCATTTCGGCTAAAGCTTCGTTGTTCGCTTCTTTTGGGTTCAAGCCAATCGTACAATAGTGCTGAATCCCAAATTGACTGGCACGAAATCGTTCCCAGCCAATTAAACTACTGAAGTAATCTTTAAATGATCCGGAACTTGTTCGCGGTTGTCCTAGCCAAAACGACGGTTCAATGACGGCGACAACACCATACTCGCGCATCACCATGTAATCGTATGTTGTCCGCGAAACCATGTGGATATGAGGGTCAATGAACATCATAGGGTAATTGGTAATGGGTAATGGGTAATTGATGGGAATGACTGCGAATTAGTTTCATTCATCAGCGCTGAGGCGATCGCGGTTAAAGCTACTCCATGTCAGATCGCCGCGATGAATTGCTGCTTGTAAATCTGGATAATGTGCTAGTAATTCTTGGGCTTGTGGTAGGGGTGACTGCGCACACGCTAAAGCTGCGGCTTCTTGCTGAACAATATCATCCGCTCGTAATACTCTTGCCAAAGCCTGTAATTCTATCTCAGAATACCCCACAAAGCGCCATAGTTCAGGTGTCACACTTCGTTTGGCTGCCCAACGTTCGCGGGCATAATCAACAAGCATTTTAGCTAACTCTGGGTTAGCGCGGCGATCGCCACCTTGAACAAGATATAGCGGACTACCTACAAAGACTGCTTTGAGGATCATTTGATTCCAAGCAAGATCGTCAAAATAGTCTGCTGGATAAGGATTACGCAAGGCGACAGCATTGAATACATTTGTCATGTTACTCCGTACTCCCTCTGCGGCTCTAGCACAATGCTTTTCTGGGTACGATAATAAGGGTAAACTTTGATACAAGGCAATTAATTCTCTCACATCTGCTGTTGTGAAGACTTGTTCGAGTATCCATAAATATTTCTCGACGTCTATGTGAGGTAAAGATAAAACCACCAATGTCCGCCCTGCTTGATCGACACTCCAGTGCTGAGGATTCCAACCTGCACGAATTGTATCTGCTGCGAGTAAATCTTCTGCTGAGAGGGTTAATGATTTTTTACCAAGATAGCGAGGTACTGCACTAAACGTTGTATAAAAGACTCGCTGTGTTGCTCCTTGAGCGATCTGGTTTCTTTTTTCTTCCAACCAACTTAGACTTGTATGAGAAATCTGCCGTGATAAGCAGTTGTGCAACAGCTTTATTGCTTTAGTCAAATCATAGTTAGTTGCCGATTTCATAAAGCTTAATATTCTTTACCTAAACAGGTTTATACTGCAATCTTGTGGGTAATGCAATCTCTTCAGTTTGGGTAGCTTACGTAGTTCTAGTGATGACGTGACAGGTAAAAATCTCAATAATGCCGAAATTTTACAGTAAAAGCTTGAAGAAAAGTTAAGTCACATCCAATCTTTATTGTTACTAGCTGATGCTATGGTATGCACAGGAAATATCCAGAGAGCGCAAGATGCTGGTTTCAGGGGTTTTGTGAGCCGAGATGCCAACTGCAAGTACCTAAATTAAAGACACAGCTTTGTGGAAAAAGACTTGCATAATTATTTTTTTGATTCCTGATAATTAGATAGTAAGTATCTTAAGGAGCAACAGTCGTTACAACTACAGCAATCCTAAATAATTCATAAGAATCCCTCTTTTTCTCTTCTCTTTGTGTACTAGCCTAGCGCCTGCGGCTAACGGCAACCCCCACGGGGAATGTGTTCTTAGTGGTAGCCTACGGCAAGCCGCTATGCGTCTACGTTCCCAAAAAACCTTACAACTTAAATAGGATTGCTATAGTCGTTAAAAGTAGCGATCGCATAACAGTCAGTTAACTTACTTGTTATGTAGTCTTGGCAAATGCTCATTTTAGGATTCTTGAAAGCAAATGACTTAATAAATAACAAATCAAAGGAGATAAAAGAACTATTTTTAATCA
This genomic interval carries:
- a CDS encoding EboA family metabolite traffic protein, producing MKSATNYDLTKAIKLLHNCLSRQISHTSLSWLEEKRNQIAQGATQRVFYTTFSAVPRYLGKKSLTLSAEDLLAADTIRAGWNPQHWSVDQAGRTLVVLSLPHIDVEKYLWILEQVFTTADVRELIALYQSLPLLSYPEKHCARAAEGVRSNMTNVFNAVALRNPYPADYFDDLAWNQMILKAVFVGSPLYLVQGGDRRANPELAKMLVDYARERWAAKRSVTPELWRFVGYSEIELQALARVLRADDIVQQEAAALACAQSPLPQAQELLAHYPDLQAAIHRGDLTWSSFNRDRLSADE